A stretch of the Streptococcus oralis genome encodes the following:
- a CDS encoding F0F1 ATP synthase subunit gamma, with protein sequence MAVSLNDIKTKIASTKNTSQITNAMQMVSAAKLGRSEEAARNFQVYAQKVRKLLTDILHGNGSGGSTNPMLISRPVKKTGYIVITSDRGLVGGYNASILKAVMELKEEYHPDGKDFEIICIGGMGADFFKARGIQPIYELRGLADQPSFDEVRKIISKTIEMYQNELFDELYVCYNHHVNTLTSQMRVEQMLPIVDLDPNEADEEYSLTFELETSRDEILEQLLPQYAESMIYGAIIDAKTAENAAGMTAMQTATDNAKKVINDLTIQYNRARQAAITQEITEIVAGASALE encoded by the coding sequence ATGGCAGTATCTCTAAATGATATTAAAACAAAAATCGCCTCAACCAAAAATACGAGTCAAATCACTAATGCCATGCAAATGGTATCGGCTGCCAAGTTAGGTCGCTCTGAAGAAGCAGCGCGCAACTTCCAAGTTTACGCTCAGAAAGTTCGTAAGCTTTTGACGGATATTCTACATGGTAACGGATCTGGTGGTTCAACCAATCCAATGCTCATCAGTCGCCCAGTTAAGAAAACAGGCTATATCGTTATCACTTCAGACCGTGGCTTGGTTGGAGGTTATAATGCTTCCATCCTTAAAGCCGTTATGGAGTTGAAAGAAGAATACCATCCAGATGGTAAAGATTTTGAGATAATCTGTATCGGTGGTATGGGAGCTGATTTCTTTAAGGCTCGTGGTATTCAGCCAATCTATGAACTACGTGGCTTGGCTGATCAACCTAGTTTTGATGAAGTTCGTAAAATTATTTCAAAAACGATTGAGATGTACCAAAACGAACTTTTTGATGAATTGTACGTCTGCTACAACCATCATGTCAATACTCTCACAAGTCAAATGCGTGTGGAACAAATGCTTCCGATTGTTGACTTGGATCCAAATGAAGCGGATGAAGAGTATAGCTTGACCTTTGAGTTGGAAACGAGCCGTGATGAGATTCTAGAGCAGTTGTTGCCACAGTATGCCGAAAGTATGATTTACGGGGCTATTATCGATGCCAAGACAGCTGAAAATGCTGCAGGTATGACCGCCATGCAAACGGCGACTGATAATGCCAAGAAGGTCATCAATGATTTGACAATCCAGTATAACCGTGCTAGACAGGCGGCGATTACACAAGAAATTACAGAAATCGTAGCGGGGGCTAGTGCCTTAGAATAA
- a CDS encoding F0F1 ATP synthase subunit delta: MDKKTAKVIEKYSMPFVQLVIEKGEEDRIFSDLDQIKQVAEETGLPSFLAQVAVDESDKEKTVGFFQDSVSPLMQNFIQVLIYNHRANLFYDIIVDCLNRLERETNHFVVTISSAHPLTDEQKERLLPLIEKKMSLKVRSIKEQIDEGLIGGFVIFANHKTIDVSIKQQLRVVKENLK, from the coding sequence ATGGACAAGAAAACAGCAAAGGTAATTGAAAAGTACAGCATGCCTTTTGTCCAATTAGTGATTGAAAAAGGAGAAGAGGACCGGATTTTTTCAGACTTGGATCAAATCAAGCAAGTCGCAGAAGAAACGGGCTTACCTTCTTTTTTAGCTCAGGTGGCAGTTGATGAGTCTGATAAGGAAAAAACAGTTGGTTTCTTTCAAGACTCTGTCTCACCTTTAATGCAAAACTTTATTCAGGTTCTGATTTACAATCACAGAGCAAATCTTTTTTATGATATCATTGTTGATTGTTTGAATCGTCTTGAAAGAGAAACCAATCATTTTGTTGTCACGATTTCTTCAGCTCATCCTTTAACGGACGAACAGAAGGAACGTTTGCTTCCCTTGATAGAGAAAAAAATGTCTCTGAAAGTACGGAGTATCAAAGAACAAATTGATGAAGGACTCATTGGTGGTTTTGTCATTTTTGCTAATCACAAGACAATTGATGTGAGTATAAAACAACAACTTCGAGTTGTTAAAGAAAATTTGAAATAG
- the atpD gene encoding F0F1 ATP synthase subunit beta, which translates to MSSGKIAQVIGPVVDVLFAAGETLPEINNALVVYKNDERKTKIVLEVALELGDGMVRTIAMESTDGLTRGMEVLDTGRPISVPVGKETLGRVFNVLGDTIDLDAPFAEDAERQPIHKKAPTFDELSTSSEILETGIKVIDLLAPYLKGGKVGLFGGAGVGKTVLIQELIHNIAQEHGGISVFTGVGERTREGNDLYWEMKESGVIEKTAMVFGQMNEPPGARMRVALTGLTIAEYFRDVEGQDVLLFIDNIFRFTQAGSEVSALLGRMPSAVGYQPTLATEMGQLQERITSTKKGSVTSIQAIYVPADDYTDPAPATAFAHLDSTTNLERKLVQLGIYPAVDPLASSSRALAPEIVGEEHYAVAAEVKRVLQRYHELQDIIAILGMDELSDEEKTLVSRARRIQFFLSQNFNVAEQFTGQPGSYVPVAETVRGFKEILEGKHDQLPEDAFRGVGSIEDVIAKAEKMGF; encoded by the coding sequence ATGAGTTCAGGTAAAATTGCTCAGGTTATCGGACCCGTTGTAGACGTTTTGTTTGCAGCAGGGGAAACACTTCCTGAGATTAATAATGCACTTGTCGTCTACAAAAATGACGAAAGAAAAACAAAAATCGTCCTTGAAGTAGCCTTGGAGTTGGGTGATGGTATGGTCCGTACGATCGCCATGGAATCAACAGATGGTTTGACTCGTGGAATGGAAGTTTTGGACACAGGCCGTCCAATCTCTGTGCCAGTGGGTAAAGAAACTTTGGGACGTGTCTTCAACGTTTTGGGGGATACGATTGACTTGGATGCTCCTTTCGCTGAAGACGCTGAGCGTCAGCCAATTCATAAGAAAGCTCCAACTTTTGATGAATTGTCTACCTCATCTGAAATCTTGGAAACAGGGATTAAGGTTATCGACCTTCTTGCCCCTTACCTTAAAGGTGGGAAAGTTGGACTCTTTGGTGGTGCCGGAGTTGGTAAAACCGTCTTAATCCAAGAATTGATTCACAACATTGCCCAAGAACACGGTGGTATTTCAGTATTTACTGGTGTTGGGGAACGTACTCGTGAAGGGAACGACCTTTACTGGGAAATGAAAGAATCAGGCGTTATCGAGAAAACAGCCATGGTATTTGGTCAGATGAATGAGCCACCAGGAGCACGTATGCGTGTTGCCCTTACAGGTTTGACAATTGCTGAATACTTCCGTGATGTAGAAGGCCAAGATGTGCTTCTCTTTATCGATAATATCTTCCGTTTCACCCAAGCTGGTTCAGAAGTATCTGCCCTTTTGGGTCGAATGCCTTCAGCCGTTGGTTACCAACCAACACTTGCTACGGAAATGGGTCAATTGCAAGAACGTATCACATCAACTAAGAAGGGTTCTGTAACCTCTATTCAGGCTATCTATGTGCCAGCGGATGACTATACTGACCCTGCGCCAGCCACAGCCTTTGCTCACTTGGATTCAACGACTAACTTGGAACGTAAGTTGGTACAGTTGGGTATCTATCCAGCCGTTGACCCACTTGCTTCAAGCTCTCGTGCCTTGGCACCTGAAATTGTTGGTGAGGAGCACTACGCAGTTGCTGCTGAGGTTAAACGTGTCCTTCAACGTTACCATGAATTGCAAGATATCATTGCTATCCTTGGTATGGATGAACTTTCTGATGAAGAAAAGACCTTGGTTTCTCGTGCCCGTCGTATCCAGTTCTTCTTGTCTCAAAACTTTAACGTTGCAGAACAATTTACTGGCCAACCTGGTTCTTATGTACCAGTAGCGGAAACAGTTCGTGGCTTTAAGGAAATCCTTGAAGGAAAACATGACCAGCTACCAGAAGATGCCTTCCGTGGTGTCGGTTCAATCGAAGACGTCATTGCTAAGGCAGAGAAAATGGGATTTTAA
- a CDS encoding lactonase family protein, with the protein MKETVYFGTYTRRLSKGIYKADFDTETGQLENLELFAAEPSPTYLAFDQQQHLYTVGSQDGLGGIAAYKTDGALLNHVVEEGAPHCYVAVDEKRGLVYGANYHKGQVLVYKRQTDGSLIQADLVQHSGQGPHENQTSPHVHFTDLTPDQYLVTCDLGTDEVTTYDVSPEGKLSKLYTYHSQAGAGARHIVFHHHYKIAYLICELNSTIEVLIYDGVGEFERMQVISTLPDGYEGFNATAAIRLSKDGKYLYASNRGHDSIAVYTILADGSLELLEIVPSHGKNPRDFDLTPDQEFLIAVHQDSDNATVFKRNPKSGRLAELSNDFHVPEGVCINFPH; encoded by the coding sequence ATGAAAGAAACTGTTTATTTTGGAACTTACACTCGTCGCTTATCTAAAGGGATTTACAAGGCAGATTTTGATACAGAAACAGGCCAGCTTGAAAATCTTGAACTCTTTGCTGCTGAACCAAGTCCAACCTACCTTGCCTTTGACCAACAGCAACACTTATACACCGTAGGGAGTCAGGATGGCTTAGGCGGAATCGCTGCTTACAAGACAGATGGCGCTTTGCTAAATCATGTGGTTGAAGAAGGCGCTCCCCATTGTTATGTGGCAGTGGATGAAAAGCGTGGTCTCGTTTATGGGGCCAACTATCATAAGGGTCAAGTTCTGGTTTATAAACGTCAAACGGATGGTAGCCTTATCCAAGCGGATCTAGTTCAGCATAGTGGACAAGGTCCTCATGAAAATCAAACTTCTCCTCATGTCCACTTTACAGATCTAACACCTGACCAGTATCTCGTCACATGTGATCTAGGTACGGATGAAGTAACGACCTACGATGTCAGTCCAGAAGGAAAACTAAGTAAACTCTATACTTATCATAGCCAAGCTGGAGCAGGTGCTCGCCACATCGTTTTCCACCATCACTATAAGATTGCCTATCTCATCTGCGAACTTAATAGCACGATAGAGGTCTTGATTTATGATGGGGTTGGTGAATTTGAACGCATGCAAGTTATTTCAACCTTACCAGATGGATACGAAGGCTTTAATGCTACTGCTGCCATTCGTCTTTCAAAAGATGGCAAATACCTCTATGCATCCAACCGAGGTCATGATTCCATTGCAGTCTATACAATCCTCGCTGATGGTAGCTTGGAATTATTAGAGATTGTACCAAGCCATGGTAAAAATCCACGTGATTTCGACCTAACTCCTGATCAAGAGTTTCTCATTGCTGTTCATCAAGATTCTGATAACGCAACCGTCTTTAAGCGCAATCCTAAAAGTGGTCGTCTGGCAGAGCTTTCTAACGACTTCCATGTCCCTGAAGGAGTCTGCATCAACTTCCCACATTAA
- the atpF gene encoding F0F1 ATP synthase subunit B — protein MHVTVGELIGNFILIAGSFILLIVLVKKYAWSNLTSVFEERANKIAADIDGAEQARQKAETLAQKREDELAGSRNEAKTIIENAKETAEKSKADILADAKVEAGRLKEKANQEIAQNKAEALKSVKGEVADLTISLAGKIISKNLDSHAHKELIDQYIDQLGEA, from the coding sequence ATGCACGTAACAGTAGGTGAATTAATTGGTAACTTTATTTTAATCGCTGGCTCTTTTATCCTTTTGATTGTCTTAGTTAAGAAATATGCGTGGTCAAACTTGACAAGTGTCTTCGAAGAAAGGGCAAATAAAATTGCTGCTGATATTGATGGAGCTGAACAAGCTCGTCAAAAAGCAGAAACTCTTGCCCAAAAACGTGAAGATGAATTGGCTGGTAGTCGCAACGAAGCCAAAACAATCATTGAAAATGCTAAAGAGACTGCAGAGAAGAGTAAAGCAGATATTCTGGCAGATGCTAAAGTAGAAGCAGGTCGCTTAAAAGAGAAGGCGAATCAAGAAATTGCTCAGAATAAAGCTGAAGCTTTGAAAAGTGTTAAGGGAGAGGTGGCAGATTTGACGATTAGTCTCGCTGGTAAAATCATCTCAAAAAACCTTGACAGTCATGCTCATAAGGAACTCATTGATCAGTATATCGATCAGCTAGGAGAAGCCTAA
- the atpA gene encoding F0F1 ATP synthase subunit alpha, translating into MAINAQEISALIKQQIENFKPNFDVSETGVVTYIGDGIARAHGLENAMSGELLIFENGSYGMAQNLESTDVGIIILGDFTDIREGDTIRRTGKIMEVPVGDSLIGRVVDPLGRPVDGLGDIHTDKTRPVEAPAPGVMQRKSVSEPLQTGLKAIDALVPIGRGQRELIIGDRQTGKTTIAIDTILNQKGQDMICIYVAIGQKESTVRTQVETLRQYGALDYTIVVTASASQPSPLLFLAPYAGVAMAEEFMYQGKHVLIVYDDLSKQAVAYRELSLLLRRPPGREAFPGDVFYLHSRLLERSAKVSDELGGGSITALPFIETQAGDISAYIATNVISITDGQIFLGDGLFNAGIRPAIDAGSSVSRVGGSAQIKAMKKVAGTLRIDLASYRELEAFTKFGSDLDAATQAKLNRGRRTVEVLKQPVHKPLPVEKQVTILYALTHGFLDTIPVDDIVRFEEEFHTFFDAHYPEILETIRETKDLPEEAVLDAAITEFLNQSSFQ; encoded by the coding sequence TTGGCAATTAACGCACAAGAAATCAGCGCTTTAATTAAGCAACAAATTGAAAATTTCAAACCCAATTTTGATGTGTCTGAAACAGGTGTTGTAACCTATATCGGGGACGGAATTGCGCGTGCTCACGGTCTTGAAAATGCCATGAGTGGAGAGTTGTTGATCTTTGAAAACGGCTCTTATGGGATGGCGCAAAACTTGGAGTCTACAGACGTTGGGATTATCATCCTTGGAGACTTTACAGATATTCGTGAAGGTGATACTATTCGCCGTACAGGTAAAATTATGGAAGTACCTGTTGGGGACAGCCTAATCGGACGTGTTGTCGACCCACTTGGTCGTCCAGTTGATGGTCTTGGTGATATCCATACTGACAAGACTCGTCCAGTAGAAGCGCCAGCTCCTGGTGTTATGCAACGTAAGTCTGTATCAGAACCATTACAAACGGGTTTGAAAGCTATTGACGCCCTTGTACCAATTGGTCGTGGTCAACGTGAGTTGATTATTGGTGACCGTCAGACAGGGAAAACAACTATTGCGATTGATACAATCTTGAACCAAAAAGGGCAAGATATGATCTGTATCTATGTAGCAATTGGACAAAAAGAATCAACAGTTCGTACGCAAGTAGAAACACTTCGTCAGTATGGTGCCTTGGACTACACAATCGTTGTGACAGCCTCTGCTTCACAACCATCTCCATTGCTCTTCCTAGCTCCTTATGCCGGAGTTGCTATGGCGGAAGAATTTATGTACCAAGGCAAGCATGTTTTGATCGTTTACGATGATCTTTCAAAACAAGCGGTCGCTTATCGTGAGCTTTCTCTCTTGCTTCGTCGTCCACCAGGTCGTGAAGCCTTCCCAGGGGATGTTTTCTACCTTCACAGTCGTTTGCTTGAGCGCTCAGCTAAAGTTTCTGATGAGCTTGGTGGTGGATCTATTACAGCCCTACCATTTATCGAGACACAAGCAGGAGATATCTCTGCCTATATCGCAACCAACGTGATTTCTATCACTGACGGACAAATCTTCCTTGGTGATGGTCTCTTCAATGCGGGTATTCGTCCAGCCATCGATGCGGGTTCATCTGTATCCCGTGTAGGTGGTTCCGCTCAGATTAAAGCTATGAAGAAAGTAGCTGGTACACTTCGTATCGACCTTGCTTCATATCGCGAGTTGGAAGCCTTCACTAAGTTTGGTTCGGATCTGGATGCGGCTACTCAAGCTAAGTTAAATCGTGGACGTCGTACTGTGGAAGTACTGAAACAACCTGTTCACAAACCACTACCTGTTGAGAAACAAGTAACCATTCTCTATGCTTTGACACATGGTTTCTTGGATACGATTCCAGTAGATGACATTGTTCGTTTTGAGGAAGAGTTCCATACTTTCTTTGATGCTCATTATCCAGAGATTTTGGAAACCATTCGTGAAACAAAAGACTTGCCAGAAGAAGCAGTCTTGGATGCTGCGATTACAGAGTTTCTCAATCAATCCAGCTTCCAATAA
- a CDS encoding AI-2E family transporter yields MEHKEKHFSLSWFFKWFLDNKAITVFLVTLLLGLNIYILSKISFIFLPVLDFLGVVMLPVILSGLLYYLLNPIVDWMEKHKINRVLAISIVFVIIGLFIIWGLAVAIPNLQRQVLNFAKNVPTYLEDADKVINDLVTKRLPDDFRPQLEQVLSNISSEATMWASKISSQAVNWVSAFISSVSQVIVAVIIVPFMLFYLLRDGKGLRDYLTKFIPNKLKEPVGQVLSDVNKQLSNYVRGQVTVAIIVAIMFIIFFKIIGLRYAVTLGITAGILNLVPYLGSFLAMLPALVLGLIAGPVMLLKVIIVFIVEQTIEGRFVSPLILGSQLNIHPINVLFVLLTSGSMFGIWGVLLGIPVYASAKVVISAIFNWYKKVSGLYEEEGEKINSEQ; encoded by the coding sequence ATGGAACATAAAGAGAAACATTTTAGCCTATCTTGGTTTTTTAAGTGGTTTTTAGATAATAAAGCCATCACTGTATTTTTAGTAACCTTGTTACTGGGGCTAAATATTTATATTCTAAGTAAGATTAGTTTTATCTTTTTACCGGTATTGGACTTTTTAGGGGTTGTCATGTTGCCAGTTATTTTATCTGGTTTACTTTATTACCTCCTCAATCCGATTGTGGACTGGATGGAGAAGCACAAGATCAATCGTGTTCTTGCCATTAGTATTGTTTTTGTCATTATCGGACTCTTTATCATTTGGGGATTGGCAGTCGCAATTCCTAATCTGCAACGTCAAGTCTTAAATTTTGCGAAGAATGTGCCGACATACCTGGAAGATGCTGATAAGGTGATCAATGACCTTGTAACCAAACGCTTGCCAGATGATTTTAGACCACAGTTGGAGCAGGTTCTTTCCAATATTTCTAGTGAGGCGACCATGTGGGCCAGCAAAATCTCTTCTCAAGCTGTTAACTGGGTTAGCGCCTTTATCAGTAGCGTTTCCCAGGTCATTGTTGCGGTTATTATCGTACCCTTCATGCTCTTTTATCTTTTGAGAGATGGGAAAGGCTTGCGAGATTACCTGACTAAATTCATCCCAAACAAGTTAAAAGAACCTGTCGGACAAGTTTTGTCAGATGTTAATAAACAGTTGTCAAACTATGTTAGAGGGCAGGTTACAGTTGCTATTATCGTGGCAATTATGTTTATTATCTTCTTTAAGATTATCGGTCTCAGATATGCTGTGACTCTTGGTATTACGGCTGGTATCCTTAATCTAGTACCTTACTTGGGTAGTTTTCTAGCGATGTTGCCTGCTCTGGTTTTGGGCTTAATAGCGGGGCCTGTCATGCTTTTGAAAGTGATTATTGTCTTTATTGTTGAACAAACGATTGAAGGTCGCTTCGTTTCTCCACTTATTTTAGGTAGTCAGCTAAACATCCATCCGATAAATGTCCTCTTTGTTCTCCTAACTTCAGGATCCATGTTTGGTATTTGGGGAGTCTTGCTGGGAATTCCTGTCTATGCTTCTGCCAAGGTCGTTATCTCAGCTATCTTTAACTGGTATAAGAAAGTCAGCGGTTTGTATGAAGAAGAAGGGGAGAAAATCAATAGTGAACAATAG
- a CDS encoding F0F1 ATP synthase subunit epsilon, with protein MAHLTVQIVTPDGLVYDHHASFVSVRTLDGEMGILPRHENMIAVLAVDEVKVKRIDDDTHVNWIAVNGGIIEIANDIITIVADSAERARDIDISRAERAKLRAEREIEEAHDKHLIDQERRAKIALQRAINRINVGNRL; from the coding sequence ATGGCTCATTTAACTGTCCAGATCGTGACACCAGATGGCCTCGTCTATGATCACCATGCCAGCTTTGTATCGGTACGAACTCTGGATGGTGAGATGGGGATCTTGCCACGACATGAAAATATGATTGCGGTTTTAGCGGTTGATGAAGTGAAGGTAAAACGTATCGATGATGATACTCATGTGAACTGGATTGCAGTGAACGGAGGAATTATCGAGATTGCTAATGATATCATTACTATTGTAGCAGACTCAGCAGAGCGTGCTCGTGATATTGATATCAGTCGGGCAGAACGTGCGAAACTTCGCGCTGAACGAGAAATCGAAGAAGCCCATGACAAGCACTTGATTGACCAAGAACGTCGCGCAAAAATCGCATTGCAACGTGCTATCAACCGTATTAACGTTGGAAATAGACTATAA